In one window of bacterium DNA:
- a CDS encoding GNAT family N-acetyltransferase, giving the protein MAEQHVQFLMSKRLYLRPVEIEDLDRYYRWMNDRAVTRTLLRHTPLPRGAEEAWIRACTMERPSTDFVFAVVLAETREHIGTVGLHEINWIDRTGTTGWFIGEKEHWGKGYATEAVLLMLHYAFTGLNLRKITSQTIASNIASNRVHEKCGYRECGRSHAQVFRDGQYVDELLFELFAEEFAAVWERHAPRALQTPA; this is encoded by the coding sequence ATGGCTGAACAACACGTGCAGTTCTTGATGAGCAAACGTCTGTACCTTCGACCGGTGGAGATAGAGGACCTCGACCGGTACTACCGATGGATGAACGACCGCGCGGTGACGCGGACACTTCTCCGTCACACGCCACTCCCGCGTGGTGCGGAGGAGGCATGGATCCGTGCTTGCACGATGGAACGCCCGAGCACGGACTTCGTCTTCGCAGTCGTGCTCGCGGAGACACGCGAGCACATCGGTACCGTTGGCCTCCACGAGATCAACTGGATCGATCGCACGGGAACGACCGGATGGTTCATTGGCGAGAAGGAGCACTGGGGCAAGGGGTACGCCACGGAGGCCGTCCTGCTCATGCTCCACTACGCCTTCACCGGCCTTAACCTACGCAAGATTACCTCGCAGACCATCGCGTCGAACATCGCGTCGAACCGCGTGCACGAGAAGTGTGGCTACCGCGAATGCGGACGCAGCCACGCGCAGGTCTTCCGCGATGGACAGTACGTGGATGAACTGCTCTTTGAGCTCTTCGCGGAAGAGTTCGCAGCGGTGTGGGAGAGGCACGCGCCTCGCGCACTCCAAACTCCCGCATAA
- a CDS encoding ribonuclease H-like domain-containing protein gives MPRTLVFDVETKKEFAEVGGAHNRHLLGVAVIGYWDSATDTYACVEEHEVLRFGQLLKQADCVITFNGEHFDLPVIQPYLPFDTSKVPSLDLMRHLERALGHRIGLDACAEATFGLKKSGDGLQAIRWFRQGEIEKVKSYCLDDVRLTKQLWEYGCEHGEVFFMGRDGTKRAVPVTWGEGAKGETGIRAQLERAHRDGLRVEIEYVSTVDTTGAGHRNRRKIDIRSIRDGVVDAYCYLRNDVRRFHIDRITDIVVLTEAMADEHRVGQYALF, from the coding sequence ATGCCGAGGACGCTCGTATTCGATGTCGAGACGAAGAAGGAGTTCGCCGAGGTGGGAGGTGCGCACAATCGCCACCTCCTTGGCGTTGCGGTCATCGGGTACTGGGATTCCGCAACGGACACGTACGCGTGCGTCGAGGAGCATGAGGTGCTCCGATTCGGCCAGCTCCTCAAGCAGGCGGATTGCGTCATCACCTTCAACGGTGAGCACTTCGACCTCCCCGTCATCCAGCCCTACCTGCCGTTCGATACCTCGAAAGTCCCGTCGCTCGATCTCATGCGGCACCTCGAGCGCGCACTCGGGCATCGCATCGGACTCGATGCGTGCGCGGAAGCGACGTTTGGCCTCAAGAAGTCCGGCGACGGCCTCCAGGCGATCCGATGGTTTCGGCAGGGTGAGATCGAGAAGGTGAAGAGCTACTGCCTCGATGACGTGCGGTTGACGAAGCAGCTCTGGGAGTACGGGTGCGAGCACGGCGAGGTGTTCTTCATGGGTAGGGACGGTACGAAGCGCGCGGTACCGGTGACGTGGGGGGAAGGTGCGAAAGGTGAAACGGGCATCCGTGCGCAGCTCGAGCGGGCGCACCGCGACGGCCTACGCGTGGAGATCGAGTACGTCTCCACGGTGGACACCACCGGTGCTGGCCACCGCAATCGGCGGAAGATTGATATCCGGAGCATTCGCGATGGCGTGGTGGATGCGTACTGCTACCTTCGTAACGATGTGCGGCGATTCCACATTGATCGCATCACCGATATCGTGGTGCTCACGGAAGCGATGGCGGACGAGCATCGCGTTGGTCAGTACGCACTGTTTTAG
- the rplJ gene encoding 50S ribosomal protein L10, producing the protein MPKTRVQKQEMIAGVERRLDAMHGVVFANFSGCTVHQLEELRAAARKENCEYLVVKKTLFNRAVAAKEIPPEAVATDGALSVLFGFADALAPAKIAKAFVKANERFQVLGGLMRDRATILALSAAEVRQLGDLPSREELIARAVGSIAAPLRGLVGVLSGNHRQFVQVLNAIRESKA; encoded by the coding sequence ATGCCAAAGACACGAGTGCAGAAGCAGGAGATGATTGCGGGGGTCGAGCGACGCCTCGATGCCATGCACGGTGTGGTGTTCGCAAATTTTTCTGGTTGCACGGTGCACCAGCTCGAGGAGCTGCGCGCCGCGGCGCGGAAGGAGAACTGCGAGTACCTCGTCGTGAAGAAGACGCTCTTCAATCGCGCGGTTGCCGCCAAGGAGATCCCTCCGGAAGCAGTGGCCACCGATGGGGCGTTGTCCGTGCTCTTCGGGTTCGCAGATGCTCTCGCGCCCGCGAAGATCGCTAAGGCGTTCGTGAAGGCGAACGAGCGTTTCCAGGTGCTCGGAGGCCTCATGCGCGACCGTGCGACGATCCTCGCGCTCAGCGCGGCAGAGGTACGTCAGCTCGGCGATCTGCCGAGTCGTGAGGAGCTCATCGCGAGGGCCGTGGGGTCCATCGCCGCACCGCTGCGGGGTCTCGTCGGTGTCCTCTCGGGGAACCATCGGCAGTTCGTGCAGGTACTCAATGCTATTCGAGAATCAAAAGCGTAA
- a CDS encoding NADP-dependent malic enzyme gives MATLDKNAILAAHEGGKITMASTRAIRSREDLSVVYTPGVAEVSRAIAADPTLARRYTISGRCVAVISDGSAVLGLGNVGPRAAMPVMEGKCAIFKEFAGLDAFPIVLDVHDADGIIAAVRAIAPTFAAVNLEDIAAPTCFAVEERLQDLGIPVMHDDQHGTAVVVLAALLNAGRVVEKELARMRVVVVGAGAAGTAIAHMLAPRVADVVLADSHGLVCAARDDLNAPKRALLAVTNKRSVCGTLADALHGADVFIGVSKAGLLSPALVASMAPRSIVIAMANPVPEIMPDEARAAGAMVVATGRSDFPNQVNNALAYPGIFLGAINAGATRITDAMKLAAAQTIAGFVEVPAPDIIIPSIFSPDLARTIADAVARAWDEEHAAAPTHQASV, from the coding sequence ATGGCGACACTCGACAAAAATGCTATCCTCGCCGCGCACGAGGGCGGAAAAATCACGATGGCATCTACGCGGGCCATTCGGAGCCGCGAGGATCTCTCCGTGGTCTATACGCCAGGGGTTGCCGAGGTCTCACGAGCTATTGCAGCGGATCCAACGCTCGCACGCCGCTACACGATCAGCGGCCGGTGCGTCGCGGTGATCTCGGACGGATCGGCGGTACTCGGCCTGGGCAACGTGGGGCCAAGGGCCGCGATGCCGGTCATGGAGGGCAAGTGCGCGATCTTCAAGGAGTTCGCCGGACTCGATGCGTTTCCCATCGTGCTCGATGTCCATGACGCAGATGGCATCATTGCCGCGGTGCGCGCGATCGCGCCGACGTTCGCGGCGGTGAACCTCGAGGACATCGCTGCGCCAACGTGCTTCGCGGTAGAGGAACGGTTGCAGGACCTCGGTATTCCGGTCATGCACGACGACCAGCACGGGACCGCAGTCGTCGTGCTCGCGGCACTCCTGAATGCCGGTCGCGTCGTGGAGAAGGAACTCGCGCGCATGCGCGTGGTCGTCGTTGGTGCCGGTGCGGCCGGTACGGCCATCGCCCACATGCTCGCCCCCCGCGTCGCGGATGTCGTTCTCGCGGACTCTCACGGCCTCGTCTGCGCGGCACGCGACGACCTCAACGCCCCGAAGCGCGCGCTCCTCGCGGTGACGAACAAACGGAGCGTATGTGGCACGCTCGCCGACGCGCTCCACGGCGCGGATGTCTTCATTGGTGTCTCAAAAGCTGGCCTCCTCTCGCCCGCCCTCGTGGCATCCATGGCACCGCGCTCTATCGTCATCGCCATGGCCAACCCTGTCCCGGAGATCATGCCGGACGAGGCGCGCGCGGCCGGCGCGATGGTTGTCGCAACCGGACGGAGTGATTTCCCCAACCAAGTGAACAACGCACTCGCCTACCCGGGCATCTTCCTGGGTGCCATCAATGCCGGTGCCACCCGCATCACCGACGCGATGAAGCTCGCAGCCGCTCAAACGATTGCGGGATTCGTTGAGGTGCCGGCTCCGGACATCATTATCCCTTCGATCTTCTCTCCCGACCTCGCGCGAACGATTGCGGATGCGGTGGCGCGTGCGTGGGACGAGGAACACGCCGCCGCCCCAACCCATCAGGCGAGCGTGTAG
- the xseB gene encoding exodeoxyribonuclease VII small subunit: protein MTAAKKQSSFAKQFQELEAITAWFEGEAIDLEEGLEKFERGMVLAKELRKRLEEAAVKIQRIQPSSDDAT from the coding sequence ATGACCGCAGCAAAGAAGCAATCATCATTCGCCAAGCAGTTCCAGGAGCTCGAAGCAATCACTGCGTGGTTCGAGGGCGAAGCCATTGATCTCGAGGAAGGCCTCGAGAAGTTCGAGCGCGGGATGGTGCTCGCGAAGGAGCTCCGCAAGCGACTTGAGGAGGCCGCGGTGAAGATCCAGCGGATCCAGCCGAGCTCCGATGACGCCACGTAG
- the mltG gene encoding endolytic transglycosylase MltG produces MHKRKRSPLRRGIFILCALVVIVLVVFGTLFIIPQGPASAGAASVTLDSDVDVVVAMLREQGVLRYATAFRVALALRGGQIQGGRYEISPHLSVWSLVHLVTTTQPRAERTLTIIEGWNLRDIGHYLEIEGIAQAEELHELVGFPAMDYRNAEPAIPRPTHNFDVEFPFLTERPEFVGFEGYLFPDTYRVFEDATVEDIVTKMLRHFDTQMTLVLREEIAASGRTLHQVVTMASIIEEEVADDAARPIVADILWKRRDQGWLLQADSTVNYVTGKSDARTLFADHAVDSSFNTYRYAGLPRGPISNPGMASILAAIRPEPSPYWFFLTAPDGTMHYARTLDEHNANIRKYLR; encoded by the coding sequence ATGCACAAGCGTAAACGATCGCCACTGCGTCGCGGCATTTTTATTTTGTGTGCACTCGTCGTTATCGTGCTCGTGGTGTTCGGGACACTCTTCATCATCCCCCAGGGACCTGCGAGCGCAGGAGCGGCATCGGTGACGCTCGACAGCGACGTTGATGTGGTGGTCGCGATGCTACGCGAGCAGGGCGTGCTGCGCTATGCAACCGCCTTTCGTGTCGCGCTCGCGCTGCGTGGCGGTCAGATCCAGGGTGGTCGCTACGAGATTAGTCCCCACCTCTCCGTTTGGTCGCTCGTGCATCTCGTCACCACAACGCAACCACGCGCGGAGCGCACGCTGACGATCATCGAGGGGTGGAATCTTCGCGATATCGGTCACTACCTGGAGATCGAAGGTATCGCGCAGGCGGAGGAGCTCCACGAGCTCGTGGGTTTCCCCGCGATGGACTACCGCAACGCAGAGCCGGCCATCCCGAGACCTACCCACAACTTCGATGTGGAGTTCCCGTTCCTCACCGAGCGTCCGGAGTTCGTCGGATTCGAGGGGTACCTGTTCCCGGACACCTACCGCGTGTTCGAGGATGCGACGGTCGAGGACATCGTGACGAAAATGCTGCGGCACTTCGACACGCAGATGACTCTGGTGCTGCGCGAGGAGATCGCCGCGAGCGGTCGCACACTCCACCAGGTTGTCACGATGGCGTCCATCATCGAGGAAGAAGTTGCGGACGATGCTGCACGGCCGATCGTCGCCGATATCCTCTGGAAGCGACGCGACCAGGGATGGTTGCTCCAAGCCGACTCCACGGTGAACTACGTCACGGGGAAGTCCGACGCGCGGACGCTCTTCGCGGATCACGCGGTGGATTCTTCCTTCAACACGTACCGATACGCCGGACTCCCGCGCGGGCCGATCAGCAATCCCGGCATGGCCTCTATCCTCGCCGCCATCCGTCCCGAGCCGTCCCCGTACTGGTTCTTCCTCACCGCCCCGGACGGCACCATGCATTACGCGCGCACGCTCGACGAGCACAACGCGAATATCCGGAAGTACCTGCGCTGA
- a CDS encoding CAP domain-containing protein — protein sequence MKQLIIDTFIPHAGNDYHPHWCRQRRMRRYTAAFVVMKLVVVTAILATPASLFMSEQSLVALEDALINHTNAQRVSHGQLALYPDIQLERSAVARAIDLGTSGYFSHVGPNGQEFEDFLQRSGYHYAAAGENLAMGFTDAEAIVEAWMASPSHRANILAADYADIGIGATRGTFGGQPVVYIAQHVGSRATDVQAAASVRFVEQDRSSVDWSATDGGTAISIVVESALDVETLTAQVYSATIPLTKRGSTTFVGSAVLPQEPDALFTVQLLPTVTARVAGGFEYTETVDWKRVYVPRMSLRERFTQRKVALLESAPSFFLIARTLFGAALTVSVCLLIVGMVTETRKRHPKMLGRMATFAFVLALLFIL from the coding sequence ATGAAGCAGCTCATCATTGATACGTTCATTCCACACGCGGGGAATGACTACCATCCGCACTGGTGCCGGCAGCGGCGCATGCGGCGCTACACTGCGGCGTTCGTGGTCATGAAGCTCGTCGTCGTCACGGCGATCCTTGCTACCCCCGCGTCGCTCTTCATGTCCGAGCAGTCGTTGGTCGCACTCGAGGATGCGCTCATCAACCACACGAATGCACAGCGCGTGAGTCACGGACAGCTCGCGCTCTATCCGGACATCCAGCTCGAGCGATCGGCGGTCGCGCGTGCGATTGATCTCGGGACGTCGGGCTACTTCAGCCATGTGGGACCGAATGGCCAGGAGTTTGAAGATTTTCTCCAGCGGTCGGGTTATCACTACGCTGCCGCTGGAGAGAACCTTGCGATGGGGTTCACCGATGCGGAGGCGATCGTAGAGGCATGGATGGCGAGTCCGTCGCATCGTGCGAACATCCTCGCGGCGGATTACGCCGACATTGGCATCGGTGCAACGCGCGGGACGTTCGGTGGGCAGCCCGTCGTCTACATTGCACAGCACGTGGGGAGCCGCGCCACCGATGTCCAGGCGGCAGCATCCGTGCGGTTCGTCGAGCAGGATCGGTCGTCGGTGGACTGGAGTGCTACGGACGGGGGAACAGCGATCTCCATCGTGGTGGAGTCCGCACTGGATGTGGAGACGCTCACGGCGCAGGTGTACTCGGCGACCATTCCGCTCACGAAACGCGGGTCCACGACGTTCGTCGGGAGCGCGGTGCTCCCGCAGGAGCCCGACGCGCTGTTCACGGTGCAGCTTCTTCCGACCGTCACCGCGCGCGTGGCAGGGGGATTCGAGTACACGGAGACCGTTGACTGGAAGCGTGTCTACGTCCCGCGCATGTCGCTCCGCGAACGGTTCACGCAGAGAAAGGTCGCGCTCCTCGAGAGTGCACCGTCGTTCTTCCTCATCGCACGCACGCTCTTCGGTGCCGCGCTCACCGTTTCCGTGTGCCTCCTCATCGTTGGCATGGTGACCGAGACACGGAAGCGTCACCCGAAGATGCTGGGGCGCATGGCCACGTTCGCATTCGTCCTCGCACTCCTCTTCATCCTCTAG
- a CDS encoding host attachment protein has product MRIPNDLQQFHGAPALFIVCGTQEAKLYDARDGTIVELDAFRIAKPSFTDREGRFEQHGRGGEGASGGAMEIDQPERRKTFTKELVQHVAQALADRPYDLAYLLVPEHIHNEVRDTLPAALRPKISKEIHGNYCEAHPHELIRMVMPDDYAS; this is encoded by the coding sequence ATGCGTATCCCCAATGACCTCCAGCAGTTTCACGGTGCTCCCGCGCTCTTCATTGTGTGTGGGACGCAGGAGGCAAAACTCTACGACGCGCGTGACGGCACCATCGTCGAACTTGACGCATTCCGTATCGCAAAGCCCAGCTTTACGGATCGTGAGGGGCGGTTTGAGCAGCACGGGCGAGGAGGCGAGGGAGCGTCTGGCGGAGCAATGGAGATCGATCAGCCAGAACGACGCAAGACGTTCACGAAGGAGCTCGTCCAGCACGTCGCGCAGGCACTCGCGGACCGTCCCTACGACCTCGCGTACCTCTTGGTGCCCGAACACATCCACAACGAGGTGCGCGATACGCTCCCTGCGGCATTGCGTCCAAAGATCTCCAAGGAGATCCACGGGAACTACTGCGAGGCCCACCCCCACGAGCTCATCCGGATGGTGATGCCAGATGATTATGCATCTTGA
- the xseA gene encoding exodeoxyribonuclease VII large subunit — MRILTVSEFLAGINEVLASVPALVEGEVSGYSMSQGKWAFFSLKDDASVVPCFMPAWKLRHVIEDGMVVRIAGVPRVYEKSGKFSITVEALEPSGEGSLKRAFQLLVEKLEREGLFDVSRKRPLPRFPERIGLIASADSAAYSDFLRILGDRWGGVEVSTVDVRVQGEGAVDDVCTAFRTCASAGGVDVIVLTRGGGSLEDLQAFNSEEIARAIFACPIPVVVGVGHERDTTIADLVADVRASTPSNAAERVVPDRHAIAQELRMMEQGIAGVMLGTIADHRAIIERFSYRGTAFAHARSMRVEVNARTIVHAMDDALRSFARRREDAEQRMGSRLAERCATLTAQVIACTRLLEGLNPERVLERGYSVTTVGGRVVRHAMQLRAGDELRTRFAVGSAVSTVTRTE, encoded by the coding sequence ATGCGCATCCTGACGGTCTCCGAGTTCCTCGCCGGCATAAACGAGGTGCTCGCATCGGTGCCGGCGCTCGTGGAGGGCGAGGTATCCGGCTACAGCATGAGCCAGGGGAAGTGGGCGTTCTTCTCGCTCAAGGATGACGCGAGCGTCGTACCGTGCTTCATGCCGGCTTGGAAGCTCCGGCACGTCATCGAGGATGGCATGGTCGTGCGTATCGCCGGCGTTCCGCGCGTGTACGAGAAGAGCGGGAAATTTTCCATCACCGTGGAGGCACTCGAGCCGTCTGGCGAGGGATCGCTCAAACGGGCGTTCCAGCTCCTCGTAGAGAAGCTCGAGCGCGAGGGGTTGTTCGACGTGAGTCGCAAGCGTCCGCTCCCGCGTTTTCCGGAACGCATCGGACTCATCGCGAGCGCGGACTCGGCAGCGTACTCGGACTTCCTCCGTATCCTTGGCGATCGCTGGGGTGGTGTGGAGGTCTCCACGGTGGATGTACGAGTGCAGGGCGAAGGAGCGGTAGACGATGTGTGTACTGCGTTTCGGACATGCGCCAGCGCGGGAGGAGTGGATGTGATTGTTCTCACGCGCGGTGGGGGATCGCTTGAGGACTTGCAGGCGTTCAACTCTGAGGAGATCGCGCGCGCAATCTTCGCGTGTCCTATCCCCGTGGTGGTCGGCGTGGGGCATGAGCGCGATACAACGATTGCGGATCTCGTCGCCGATGTGCGCGCGAGCACGCCATCGAACGCCGCAGAGCGCGTGGTGCCGGATCGTCATGCCATCGCGCAGGAGCTCCGCATGATGGAGCAGGGGATCGCGGGTGTGATGCTCGGGACCATCGCAGACCACCGCGCGATCATCGAGCGATTCTCCTATCGGGGTACTGCGTTCGCCCACGCACGCTCCATGCGTGTGGAAGTGAATGCGCGCACGATCGTCCATGCAATGGACGATGCACTCCGGTCGTTCGCGCGCCGCAGGGAGGATGCGGAGCAGCGTATGGGGTCACGGCTCGCGGAGCGGTGCGCGACACTCACGGCGCAGGTCATCGCCTGCACGCGGCTCCTCGAAGGGCTCAACCCCGAGCGCGTTCTCGAACGCGGGTACTCCGTGACGACGGTGGGCGGTCGCGTCGTGCGTCATGCGATGCAGCTCCGTGCCGGTGACGAGCTCCGTACGCGGTTTGCCGTCGGCAGCGCGGTGTCCACAGTGACACGGACGGAGTGA
- a CDS encoding ATP-dependent helicase, with the protein MPIPFDKQLNPEQLAVVQNGDGPCLVLAGAGSGKTRTIVYRVAYLLEHGVLPQQVLLLTFTNRASSEMLGRVESLLGRYPQGLWGGTFHSVANRILRRYASLLGYTSSFTILDEEDSCDLLKFCAKDVGVPQTKDRFPQARVLKAIISLSRNAQRSVEEVVTDRYPKFARYAETVERIAVTYADRKRAANAMDFDDLLCNLLRVLDDPHAHEQLAQQFRYVLVDEYQDTNRIQAAIVARLASAHGNVLVVGDDAQSIYSFRAADIGNILKFPEQFPNAKTFRIETNYRSTPQILNVANAVIAHNAKQFEKTLRPVVRGGARPTLVQCNTAEDEARAIAQRVLALRADGMELRDIAVLFRATHLSQYLEMELVKRDIPYDYRGGVRFFERAHVKDTLAFLKVATNPQDEAAWLRVLRMQQGIGDVGALTIIERVQAIVRQQSDGGEEHVVWGNHDLALSLRLQNGWQDFRGMIEKMVGCTEPAAMIRAVANGNYRDYLEAEHPNWQERLDDLEQLALFAEKYEKPEEFLAETSLTEMFGAERVGANESEHERMVLSTIHQSKGLEWEAVFVMGLTAAAFPNRRAMVEDNGLEEERRLFYVATTRAKNVLTLSYSLSGGYDPSYLAAPSPFIAEIPPEMLEPIGVSRVTPRMRWNDDGGDGEPVIVLDDMGEFTREQNAAKKRQGFLRDVSEL; encoded by the coding sequence ATGCCCATCCCATTCGACAAGCAACTCAACCCCGAGCAGCTCGCAGTCGTCCAGAACGGTGACGGGCCATGTTTGGTGCTCGCGGGGGCGGGATCGGGGAAGACGCGGACGATTGTGTACCGCGTGGCGTACCTCCTGGAACATGGGGTGCTCCCGCAGCAGGTCCTCCTGCTCACGTTCACGAACAGGGCGTCGAGCGAGATGCTCGGGCGCGTGGAATCGTTGCTCGGACGGTACCCGCAGGGGCTGTGGGGCGGTACGTTCCACTCCGTGGCAAACCGGATACTGCGTCGCTACGCGTCGCTTCTTGGGTATACATCGTCATTCACGATCCTAGACGAGGAGGACTCGTGCGATCTCCTCAAATTCTGCGCGAAGGATGTTGGTGTCCCGCAGACCAAGGATCGCTTCCCGCAGGCGCGCGTCCTCAAGGCGATCATCTCGCTCTCGCGCAACGCGCAGCGTTCCGTTGAGGAGGTCGTCACGGATCGCTACCCGAAGTTCGCGCGCTACGCGGAAACCGTGGAGCGGATTGCGGTGACGTACGCGGATCGCAAGCGTGCGGCGAACGCGATGGATTTTGATGACCTGCTCTGCAATCTCCTCCGCGTGCTCGATGACCCCCATGCGCACGAACAGCTCGCACAGCAGTTTCGGTACGTGCTCGTGGATGAGTACCAGGACACGAACCGCATCCAGGCGGCGATCGTCGCGCGGCTGGCGAGCGCGCACGGGAACGTGCTCGTGGTAGGGGATGATGCCCAGTCCATCTACTCGTTTCGCGCGGCAGACATCGGCAATATCCTGAAGTTTCCGGAGCAGTTCCCCAACGCAAAGACGTTTCGTATCGAGACGAACTATCGCTCGACGCCACAGATCCTCAACGTGGCGAACGCGGTCATCGCGCACAACGCGAAGCAGTTTGAGAAGACGCTCCGGCCCGTGGTTCGGGGTGGTGCGCGGCCGACGCTCGTGCAGTGCAACACCGCCGAGGACGAGGCGCGCGCCATCGCGCAGCGGGTGCTCGCGCTCCGCGCCGACGGTATGGAACTGCGCGACATCGCGGTGCTCTTCCGCGCGACGCACCTCTCCCAGTACCTCGAAATGGAACTCGTGAAGCGTGACATCCCCTACGACTACCGCGGTGGGGTGCGATTCTTCGAGCGCGCGCACGTGAAGGACACCCTCGCGTTCCTCAAGGTGGCAACGAATCCGCAGGACGAGGCCGCTTGGCTCCGCGTCCTCCGCATGCAGCAGGGGATTGGGGACGTCGGTGCCCTCACGATCATCGAGCGCGTCCAAGCGATCGTGCGCCAGCAGTCCGATGGTGGCGAGGAGCACGTGGTGTGGGGTAATCACGACCTCGCGCTCTCGTTGCGACTCCAGAACGGCTGGCAGGACTTCCGCGGTATGATCGAGAAGATGGTCGGTTGCACGGAGCCCGCCGCGATGATTCGCGCCGTTGCGAACGGAAACTACCGCGATTACCTCGAGGCCGAGCACCCCAATTGGCAGGAGCGCCTCGATGACCTCGAACAACTCGCGTTGTTCGCAGAGAAGTACGAGAAGCCGGAAGAGTTCCTCGCGGAGACCTCGCTCACGGAGATGTTCGGCGCGGAGCGCGTTGGCGCAAACGAGTCCGAGCACGAGCGCATGGTGCTCTCCACCATCCACCAGTCCAAGGGACTGGAGTGGGAGGCGGTTTTCGTCATGGGACTCACCGCTGCCGCATTCCCCAATCGGCGAGCGATGGTAGAGGATAACGGATTGGAAGAAGAACGTCGTTTGTTCTACGTCGCAACGACGCGAGCAAAAAATGTGCTCACGCTTTCGTACTCGCTCTCTGGTGGCTACGATCCGTCCTACCTCGCCGCACCTTCCCCGTTCATTGCCGAGATTCCGCCAGAGATGCTGGAACCCATCGGTGTTTCCCGCGTGACGCCACGCATGCGGTGGAATGATGATGGAGGCGATGGCGAGCCCGTCATCGTGCTCGACGACATGGGCGAGTTCACGCGCGAGCAGAACGCCGCGAAGAAGCGCCAGGGGTTCCTGCGTGACGTGAGCGAGCTATGA
- a CDS encoding DEAD/DEAH box helicase — MIKNRPSNSGFEGLGIVPKLIASLTARGFKTPTPIQQQAIPIACEGKDVIGIAQTGTGKTIAFGIPMIQQLSRGKGKGLILLPTRELAIQVNEELQALGRNFGLRTAVIIGGESEGKQFSQLAKKPHILVATPGRLVDFLERGKVKLGDVSVLVLDEADRMFDMGFAPQIKKIMLAVPRQRQTMLFSATMPQNIVKLAQEHMGLPVRVEIAPQGTTADRVEQELFIVPRTQKLALLAQIFGEVPGTAIVFTRTKYGAKALARKIQRMDQSAIEIHGNRTLAQRKLAMQGFKSGKFRVLVATDIAARGIDVEDVAMVINFDLPMQAEDYVHRIGRTARAGKAGRAISFATPEQAKDVRAIERIIKRQLPRRKLPQGLAAESGREERERPERPFGGGRAQHQRRPPQGHPQSRPPQSRSPQSRPPQSRSPQSRPPQSRSRPAGGQYGGRGPRRRR; from the coding sequence ATGATCAAAAACAGACCATCGAACAGCGGTTTTGAAGGGCTCGGCATCGTGCCGAAACTCATCGCCTCACTCACTGCGCGTGGGTTTAAGACACCCACACCCATCCAGCAGCAGGCGATTCCCATCGCGTGCGAGGGGAAGGATGTTATCGGTATCGCGCAGACCGGCACCGGCAAGACCATCGCATTTGGCATTCCCATGATCCAGCAGCTCAGCCGCGGCAAGGGTAAGGGACTCATCCTCCTTCCCACGCGCGAGCTCGCCATTCAGGTGAACGAGGAGCTCCAGGCCCTCGGGCGGAACTTTGGGCTGCGCACGGCGGTGATCATCGGCGGAGAGAGCGAGGGCAAGCAGTTCTCGCAGCTCGCGAAGAAGCCGCACATCCTCGTCGCCACCCCCGGGCGGCTCGTGGATTTCCTCGAGCGGGGAAAGGTGAAGCTCGGTGATGTCTCCGTGCTCGTACTCGATGAGGCGGATCGCATGTTCGACATGGGATTTGCGCCGCAGATCAAGAAGATCATGCTCGCGGTGCCGCGACAGCGCCAGACGATGCTCTTCTCCGCGACGATGCCACAGAATATCGTGAAGCTCGCGCAGGAGCACATGGGGTTGCCCGTGCGCGTGGAGATTGCGCCGCAAGGGACGACGGCGGATCGCGTCGAGCAGGAACTTTTCATTGTGCCGCGCACGCAGAAGCTCGCGCTCCTCGCGCAGATTTTTGGTGAGGTCCCGGGAACGGCGATTGTCTTCACGCGGACGAAGTACGGTGCGAAGGCACTCGCGCGCAAGATTCAACGCATGGATCAATCCGCCATTGAGATCCATGGGAACCGAACGCTCGCGCAGCGCAAGCTTGCAATGCAGGGGTTCAAGAGCGGGAAGTTCCGCGTGCTCGTGGCGACAGACATCGCCGCACGCGGTATTGATGTCGAGGACGTCGCGATGGTTATCAACTTCGATCTCCCCATGCAGGCCGAGGACTACGTTCACCGCATTGGACGAACGGCACGTGCGGGGAAGGCCGGCCGCGCTATCTCTTTCGCCACGCCGGAGCAGGCGAAGGACGTGCGGGCCATTGAGCGCATCATCAAGCGGCAGCTCCCGCGTCGGAAGCTCCCGCAGGGATTGGCTGCGGAATCCGGGCGGGAGGAGCGGGAGCGCCCGGAGCGTCCGTTCGGTGGCGGACGAGCACAACACCAACGTCGTCCACCACAGGGTCACCCTCAGAGTCGTCCACCGCAGAGTCGCTCACCACAAAGTCGTCCACCACAGAGTCGCTCACCACAAAGTCGTCCACCGCAGAGTCGCTCACGCCCCGCTGGCGGGCAATATGGGGGGCGGGGGCCACGACGGCGCCGCTGA